One Malus domestica chromosome 11, GDT2T_hap1 genomic region harbors:
- the LOC139189311 gene encoding uncharacterized protein, which produces MVLKRYQDAKAGYQLAKSFNAEKYLRKVGLGKEDYYFWKQIGKALVCTYTLFGVAWLYNEKSPLGWWTLKPRPKEERELAHLYERREFPYPGDEEAMEEFVAKGGMIGTTIGPKGFVETDKDAFNYQKELQKKKLEQEAQKLWVRMKNEVISELQEKGYVVDAE; this is translated from the exons ATGGTTCTCAAACGCTATCAGGATGCTAAAGCAG GATACCAATTGGCCAAATCGTTCAATGCCGAGAAGTACTTGAGAAAAGTGGGATTGGGCAAAGAAGACTACTACTTCTGGAAGCAAATAGGCAAGGCACTGGTGTGCACATACACGCTCTTCGGCGTGGCCTGGCTCTACAACGAGAAATCGCCACTTGGGTGGTGGACGCTGAAGCCTAGGCccaaggaagagagagagctaGCGCACCTGTACGAGCGTCGTGAGTTCCCATACCCCGGGGATGAGGAAGCCATGGAAGAGTTTGTTGCCAAGGGGGGAATGATCGGCACGACAATTGGCCCGAAAGGGTTTGTCGAGACGGACAAAGATGCGTTTAACTATCAGAAGGAGCTGCAGAAGAAGAAGCTGGAGCAGGAAGCGCAGAAGCTGTGGGTGAggatgaagaatgaggtcattTCGGAGCTTCAAGAGAAGGGCTACGTCGTTGACGCTGAGTGA
- the LOC103428147 gene encoding uncharacterized protein, which produces MEKPTLNCSPNGVRLGSRNTLDSKKKKKKKNETGFEITRKQFGIPARSSDIFGVFNVLLRCSSLPEMREESLAPKLEDAKKYLEVTQDELEAVSRLVFPSDRLIYDNFVESGIRVDRVQPGFVVCTFKVPPRLTDRAGNLANGAIATLVDVVGASTVFVPHIPMTVSVDMSISYMAKAKLNDELEITSKRLGQRGRYYGTYVLLRNKASGEIIAEGRHSLFRPSSTSKL; this is translated from the exons ATGGAGAAGCCAACGTTGAACTGCTCCCCGAATGGGGTCCGACTCGGCTCGAGGAATACCCtagattccaaaaaaaaaaaaaaaaaaaaaaatgaaaccggCTTTGAAATTACGCGGAAGCAGTTTGGGATCCCTGCCCGCAGTTCGGACATTTTTGGGGTTTTCAACGTTCTTCTTCGTTGTTCCAGTCTTCCAGAGATGAGAGAAGAGAGTTTGGCTCCGAAATTGGAGGATGCAAAGAAGTATCTGGAGGTGACGCAGGACGAGTTAGAGGCCGTGTCGCGACTCGTTTTTCCAAGCGACAGACTCATATACGATAATTTCGTTGAGTCAGGCATCCGAGTTGACCGAGTCCAACCCGGATTCGTCGTCTGCACTTTCAAAGTCCCTCCCCGCCTCACC GATAGAGCTGGAAATCTGGCGAATGGTGCAATTGCAACCCTTGTTGATGTAGTTGGTGCCTCTACTGTTTTTGTTCCACATATCCCTATGACCGTTTCAGTGGACATGTCCATCTCGTACATGGCAAAGGCGAAGCTTAAT GATGAGCTAGAGATCACCTCAAAACGGTTAGGACAAAGAGGACGTTACTATGGAACCTATGTACTTCTACGAAACAAAGCATCTGGGGAGATTATTGCTGAAGGTCGACATTCGTTGTTTCGTCCATCTTCTACCAGCAAACTCTGA
- the LOC103436656 gene encoding protein NRT1/ PTR FAMILY 8.2-like, translating to MAEDDLPTKAAVAEENEVYTKDGTVDFRGNPAKRNATGTWKACPFILGNECCERLAYYGMSSNLVIYFKTQLNQTSAAAAKNNSNWGGTCYLTPLLGAFLADAYLGRYKTIASFSIIYVIGMTLLTMSAAVPGMKPTCVSKDVCHANGGQTAATFIALYLIALGTGGIKPCVSSYGADQFDDDDEVEKKHKGSFFNWFYFSINVGAMIASSVLVWIQDNVGWEWGFGVPAVAMAIAVLSFFSGTRLYRNQKPGGSPLTRIIQVIVASIRNYKVKVPEDKSLLYETADAESSIQGSRKLDHTNEFRFFDKAAVEVQGDHTKDSKSPWRLSTVTQVEELKSIIRLLPIWATGIIFAAVYSQMSNFFVLQGTLMDIRVGRSNFEIPAASLSIFDTLSVIFWVPIYDRIIVPAARKYTGHKNGLTTLQRMGIGLFISIFSMVCAAVLELIRLRSVRQNNYYTREHMPMSVFWQVPQYFLIGAAEVFTFIGQLEFFYDQAPDAMRSLCSALSLSTIALGNYFNSILVTIVTKRTTKNGNPGWIPNNLNYGHLDYFFWLLAVLSVLNLGVYLFIAKWYTYKKTVGSLR from the exons ATGGCAGAAGATGATTTGCCCACCAAGGCAGCAGTAGCAGAAGAAAATGAAGTGTATACCAAAGATGGGACTGTGGATTTTCGTGGAAACCCAGCAAAGAGAAATGCAACAGGAACCTGGAAAGCCTGCCCGTTTATCCTGG GGAATGAATGCTGTGAGAGGTTGGCATATTATGGGATGAGCTCAAATCTGGTGATTTATTTCAAGACTCAATTGAACCAGACGAGTGCTGCTGCTGCGAAAAATAACTCGAATTGGGGTGGAACTTGCTACCTTACTCCATTGCTTGGAGCTTTTCTGGCTGATGCCTATTTGGGAAGATACAAGACTATTGCCTCTTTCTCAATCATTTATGTCATT GGGATGACACTTTTGACAATGTCAGCAGCGGTCCCGGGCATGAAACCAACCTGTGTTAGCAAAGATGTTTGCCATGCAAATGGTGGACAAACTGCAGCAACTTTCATAGCGCTTTACCTAATAGCGCTGGGCACGGGTGGGATTAAGCCGTGTGTCTCGTCCTATGGAGCAGACCAGtttgatgatgacgatgaggttGAAAAGAAGCACAAGGGTTCCTTCTTCAACTGGTTCTATTTTTCCATCAATGTTGGTGCTATGATTGCTAGTTCTGTGTTGGTGTGGATACAAGACAACGTGGGTTGGGAATGGGGTTTTGGCGTTCCAGCAGTGGCAATGGCTATTGCTGTGCTGAGTTTCTTTTCGGGGACTCGGTTGTATAGGAATCAGAAGCCTGGAGGTAGTCCTTTGACACGCATAATTCAGGTGATTGTGGCATCTATTAGAAATTACAAGGTGAAAGTACCGGAAGACAAGTCCCTTTTGTATGAGACTGCAGATGCAGAATCTTCCATCCAAGGAAGCCGCAAGCTTGATCACACAAATGAATTCAG GTTCTTCGACAAAGCAGCAGTGGAGGTACAAGGTGATCATACAAAGGACTCGAAAAGCCCATGGAGACTCAGTACAGTTACCCAAGTGGAGGAGCTAAAATCAATCATAAGGCTGCTTCCCATATGGGCCACTGGTATCATCTTTGCTGCAGTCTACAGTCAGATGAGCAACTTCTTTGTGTTGCAAGGCACCCTCATGGATATTCGTGTTGGCCGCTCTAACTTTGAAATCCCAGCAGCATCTCTTTCCATCTTTGACACCCTAAGTGTCATTTTTTGGGTCCCAATATACGATCGAATCATTGTCCCAGCAGCTAGAAAATACACCGGTCACAAGAATGGCCTAACTACACTCCAAAGGATGGGCATTGGCCTCTTCATCTCCATATTCTCCATGGTCTGTGCTGCAGTTTTGGAACTCATCAGACTCCGAAGTGTTCGACAGAACAACTATTACACACGCGAGCACATGCCCATGTCAGTCTTTTGGCAAGTACCTCAGTATTTCCTCATAGGAGCTGCAGAAGTTTTCACATTCATAGGACAGCTGGAGTTTTTCTATGATCAAGCCCCAGACGCCATGAGGAGCCTGTGTTCTGCTCTCTCACTCTCCACCATTGCACTAGGAAACTACTTCAACTCTATTCTTGTCACCATCGTCACCAAAAGGACTACAAAGAACGGCAACCCTGGATGGATACCGAACAATTTGAACTACGGACACCTTGATTATTTCTTCTGGCTATTGGCAGTGCTGAGTGTTCTTAACCTTGGAGTATACCTCTTCATTGCCAAGTGGTACACGTATAAAAAGACAGTCGGGAGTCTGCGTTGA
- the LOC103420120 gene encoding uncharacterized protein, producing the protein MVLKRYQDAKAGYQLAKSFNAEKYLRKVGLGKEDYYFWKQIGKALVCTYTLFGVAWLYNEKSPLGWWTLKPRPKEERELAHLYERREFPYPGDEEAMEEFVAKGGMIGTTIGPKGFVETDKDAFNYQKELQKKKLEQEAQKLWVRMKNEVISELQEKGYVVEAE; encoded by the exons ATGGTTCTCAAACGCTATCAGGATGCTAAAGCAG GATACCAATTGGCCAAATCGTTCAATGCCGAGAAGTACTTGAGAAAAGTGGGATTGGGCAAAGAAGACTACTACTTCTGGAAGCAAATAGGCAAGGCATTGGTATGCACATACACGCTCTTCGGCGTGGCCTGGCTCTACAACGAGAAATCGCCACTTGGGTGGTGGACGCTGAAGCCTAGGCccaaggaagagagagagctaGCACACCTGTACGAGCGTCGCGAGTTCCCATACCCTGGGGATGAGGAAGCCATGGAAGAGTTTGTTGCCAAGGGGGGAATGATCGGCACGACAATTGGTCCGAAAGGGTTTGTCGAGACAGACAAAGATGCGTTTAACTATCAGAAGGAGCTGCAGAAGAAGAAGCTGGAGCAGGAAGCTCAGAAGCTGTGGGTGAggatgaagaatgaggtcattTCGGAGCTTCAAGAGAAGGGCTACGTCGTTGAAGCTGAGTGA
- the LOC103436688 gene encoding protein OCTOPUS-like has protein sequence MKPQTHRLSTCHRHPTKPITGFCAPCLSERLAGLDSAAAAHHEPPTQNPHSGSELRRCKSCAGTRPESSSENALDPTRRKSCDVRARNTLSELFNIDDDRKGVPRKFDVEVRDEEKNEGGDEGNVLDLDADAEFKTMKELIDLEWEKKKGAGRDLKDIAGTFWGTTSVLCRKVRQWRRKQKMKKVENEGFVAEKRRETQSEVGEYALGRRSCDTDPDPGRMSMDEPRASWDGYLGPRAAQPRLTRMVSVVEENWERSPGGSAQTKDYYNSQRRRSFERPSFDRSLAAEVDELKLGSNARVSPASSELFYGAKLLITEKELMSSMGSNSKLKPVEYDERAEEGRGGVGICSEPVCKNATSESTNGVDVDHQKLNRRHKKWSFWGLMQRRSEKKCVDEESTDSWQKLRMVANGEEANASVSQKLIRSYSVSCRNQCKMVGLFSNVNGVGAENKCNEVKTLQRNKSARYSPSNLDHGLLRFYLTPLRSYRRSESGKGRPGNNSQSLPKNVL, from the coding sequence ATGAAACCCCAAACTCACCGCCTATCCACCTGTCACCGTCACCCTACCAAACCCATCACCGGATTCTGCGCCCCCTGCCTAAGCGAACGCCTCGCAGGCCTCGACTCCGCCGCCGCCGCTCACCATGAACCCCCGACTCAGAACCCCCATTCCGGGTCTGAGCTCCGGAGATGCAAGTCGTGTGCCGGAACGAGACCCGAATCGTCGTCGGAAAACGCACTTGACCCGACCCGGCGCAAGTCCTGCGATGTAAGGGCCCGGAACACTCTGTCCGAGCTCTTCAACATCGACGACGACCGCAAGGGAGTGCCGAGAAAGTTCGATGTCGAAGTGAGAGATGAGGAGAAGAACGAAGGTGGAGACGAAGGTAATGTTTTGGATTTGGATGCGGATGCGGAGTTCAAGACGATGAAGGAGTTGATAGATCTGGaatgggagaagaagaagggtgcGGGTAGGGATTTGAAGGACATTGCAGGGACATTTTGGGGAACGACGTCGGTTTTGTGCAGGAAGGTGAGGCAATGGCGGCGGAAGCAGAAGATGAAGAAGGTTGAGAACGAGGGTTTCGTAGCGGAGAAGCGGCGGGAGACCCAGTCGGAGGTTGGAGAGTACGCATTGGGGAGAAGATCGTGCGATACTGATCCGGATCCGGGTCGAATGTCAATGGACGAGCCTCGGGCTTCTTGGGACGGGTATTTGGGTCCGAGAGCCGCCCAGCCGAGGCTGACCCGGATGGTTTCGGTTGTGGAAGAAAACTGGGAGCGGAGTCCAGGCGGGTCAGCTCAGACCAAAGACTATTACAATTCGCAGCGGCGGCGGAGCTTCGAACGGCCGAGTTTCGATCGATCCTTGGCTGCGGAGGTTGACGAGCTGAAGTTGGGATCAAATGCCAGAGTCTCCCCTGCCTCTTCAGAGTTGTTCTATGGGGCCAAGCTGCTGATTACAGAGAAGGAATTGATGAGTTCGATGGGTTCGAATTCGAAGTTGAAACCTGTTGAATATGATGAGCGTGCGGAAGAGGGCCGCGGCGGCGTTGGGATTTGCAGTGAACCTGTTTGTAAAAATGCCACTTCGGAATCAACCAATGGGGTTGATGTTGACCACCAAAAGCTGAATAGGCGGCACAAGAAGTGGAGTTTTTGGGGTTTGATGCAGAGGAGAAGCGAGAAGAAATGCGTGGATGAAGAATCCACGGATTCTTGGCAAAAGCTGAGGATGGTTGCCAATGGAGAAGAAGCCAACGCGTCCGTGAGTCAGAAGCTGATTCGGAGTTACAGCGTCAGCTGCCGCAACCAGTGCAAAATGGTTGGCTTGTTTAGCAATGTGAATGGTGTTGGGGCGGAAAACAAATGCAATGAAGTGAAGACTCTGCAGAGAAACAAGAGTGCTCGGTATTCACCAAGCAATCTTGATCACGGGTTGCTGCGGTTTTACTTGACGCCGCTGAGGAGCTATCGGAGGAGCGAATCGGGAAAGGGCAGGCCAGGCAACAACTCACAATCTCTGCCGAAGAATGTCTTGTAG
- the LOC103436661 gene encoding uncharacterized protein — protein sequence MEKAKKSLELTHDESEAASRLTVTPHQAGAGPSFYEYYALRGIRVDRVEPGLVVCSFKVPPRLTDRSGRLANGAIANLVDEVGGAVVHVEGLPMNVSVDMSISFMSTPKLDDELEITSRVLGQRGGYSGTIVLMRNKATGEVIAEGRHSLFGRHASKL from the exons ATGGAGAAGGCGAAGAAATCCTTGGAACTGACCCACGACGAGTCAGAGGCCGCGTCGCGACTCACCGTTACACCTCACCAAGCCGGCGCCGGGCCGAGCTTCTACGAGTATTACGCTCTTCGCGGCATCCGAGTCGACCGAGTCGAACCTGGACTCGTCGTCTGTTCTTTCAAGGTCCCTCCCCGCCTCACC GATAGAAGTGGAAGGTTGGCTAATGGTGCAATTGCAAACCTGGTCGATGAAGTGGGTGGCGCCGTTGTTCATGTTGAGGGTCTTCCTATGAACGTTTCAGTGGACATGTCCATCTCGTTTATGTCCACTCCCAAGCTTGAT GATGAGTTAGAGATCACGTCACGGGTGTTAGGACAAAGAGGGGGTTATTCAGGAACGATAGTCCTTATGAGAAACAAAGCAACTGGTGAGGTTATTGCTGAAGGTCGGCATTCGTTGTTTGGTAGGCATGCTAGCAAACTCTGA
- the LOC103409395 gene encoding protein NRT1/ PTR FAMILY 8.2-like — protein MAEDDLPTKAAVAEENNVYTKDGTVDFRGNPAKRNETGTWKACPFILGNECCERLAYYGMSSNLVIYFKSQLNQTSAAAAKNNSNWGGTCYLTPLLGALLADSYLGRYKTIASFSLIYIIGMTLLTMSASVPGMKPTCVSKDVCHTNGGQTAATFIALYLIALGTGGIKPCVSSYGADQFDDDDEVEKKHKGSFFNWFYFSINVGALIAFSVLVWIQDNVGWGWGFGVPAVAMAIAVLSFFSGTRLYRNQKPGGSPLTRIIQVIVASIRNYKVKVPEDKSLLYETADAESSIQGSRKLDHTNEFRFFDKAAVEVQGDQIKDSKSPWRLSTVTQVEELKSIIRLLPIWATGIIFYAAGSQMSNFFVLQGTLMDIRVGRSSFEIPAASLTIFNTLSVIFWVPIYDRIIVPAARKYTGYKNGLTTLQRMGIGLFISIFSMVCAAVLELIRLRSVRQNNYYTYEHMPMSVFWQVPQYFLIGAAEVFKVIGQLEFFYDQAPDAMRSLCSALSLSTFALGNYFNSILVTIVTKMTTKNGNPGWIPNNLNYGHLDYFFWLLAVLSVLNLGVYLFIAKWYTYKKTVGTLR, from the exons ATGGCAGAAGATGATTTGCCCACCAAGGCAGCAGTAGCAGAAGAAAATAATGTGTATACCAAAGATGGAACTGTGGATTTTCGTGGAAACCCAGCAAAGAGAAATGAAACAGGAACCTGGAAAGCCTGCCCTTTTATCCTAG GGAATGAATGCTGTGAGAGGTTGGCATATTATGGGATGAGCTCAAATCTGGTGATTTATTTCAAGAGTCAATTGAACCAGACGAGTGCTGCTGCTGCGAAAAATAACTCGAATTGGGGTGGAACTTGCTACCTTACGCCATTGCTTGGAGCTTTATTGGCTGATTCCTATTTGGGAAGATACAAGACTATTGCCTCTTTCTCACTCATTTATATCATT GGGATGACACTTTTGACAATGTCAGCATCGGTCCCGGGCATGAAACCAACCTGTGTTAGCAAAGATGTCTGCCATACAAATGGTGGACAAACTGCAGCAACTTTCATAGCGCTTTACCTAATAGCGCTGGGCACGGGTGGGATTAAGCCGTGTGTCTCGTCCTATGGGGCAGACCAGtttgatgatgacgatgaggttGAAAAGAAGCACAAGGGTTCTTTCTTCAACTGGTTCTATTTTTCCATCAATGTTGGTGCTCTGATTGCTTTTTCTGTGCTGGTGTGGATACAAGACAACGTGGGTTGGGGATGGGGTTTTGGCGTTCCAGCAGTGGCAATGGCAATTGCTGTGCTGAGTTTCTTTTCGGGGACTCGGTTGTATAGGAATCAGAAGCCTGGAGGTAGTCCTTTGACACGCATAATTCAGGTGATTGTGGCGTCCATTAGAAATTACAAGGTGAAAGTACCGGAAGACAAGTCCCTTTTGTATGAGACTGCAGATGCAGAATCTTCCATCCAAGGAAGCCGCAAGCTTGATCACACAAATGAATTCAG GTTCTTTGACAAAGCAGCGGTGGAGGTGCAAGGTGACCAGATAAAGGACTCGAAAAGCCCGTGGAGACTCAGTACAGTTACCCAAGTGGAGGAGCTAAAATCAATCATAAGGCTGCTTCCCATATGGGCCACTGGTATCATCTTTTATGCAGCCGGCAGTCAGATGAGCAACTTCTTTGTGTTGCAAGGCACCCTCATGGATATTCGTGTTGGCCGCTCTAGCTTTGAAATCCCAGCAGCATCTCTTACCATCTTTAACACCCTAAGTGTCATTTTTTGGGTTCCAATATACGATCGAATCATTGTGCCAGCAGCTAGAAAATACACCGGTTACAAGAATGGCCTAACTACACTCCAAAGGATGGGCATTGGCCTCTTCATCTCCATATTCTCCATGGTCTGTGCTGCAGTTTTGGAACTTATCAGACTCCGAAGTGTTCGACAGAACAACTATTACACATACGAGCACATGCCCATGTCAGTCTTTTGGCAAGTACCTCAGTATTTCCTCATAGGAGCTGCAGAAGTTTTCAAAGTCATAGGACAGCTGGAGTTTTTCTATGATCAAGCCCCAGACGCCATGAGGAGCCTGTGTTCTGCTCTCTCACTCTCCACCTTTGCACTAGGAAACTACTTCAACTCTATTCTTGTCACCATCGTTACCAAAATGACTACAAAGAACGGCAACCCTGGATGGATACCGAACAATTTGAACTACGGACACCTTGATTATTTCTTCTGGCTATTGGCAGTGCTGAGTGTTCTTAACCTAGGAGTATACCTCTTCATTGCCAAGTGGTACACGTATAAAAAGACCGTCGGGACTCTGCGTTGA
- the LOC139189400 gene encoding protein OCTOPUS-like, which yields MAAQLEQGYRQARESVNANNGVKVLLHLLHPCIYSPPAALDCLRALACRVLGLARDDIIAHILTKLQMTMDFIHIISFCCLTDLLFRCLELQPHTIVYVFTYKSEILDQDPGRMSMDEPRPSWDGYLGPRAAQPRLTRMVLVVEENWERNPGGSAQTKDYYNSQRRRSFERPSFDRSLAAEVDELKLGSNARVSPATSELFYGAKLLITEKELMSSMGSNPKSKPAEDDERAEESCGGVSIGSEPVCKNAASESTNGVDVDQQKPNRRHKKWSFWGLMQRRSEKKCVDAESADSWQKLRRVASGEEANASVSQKLIRSYSVSCRNQCKMVGLFSNVNGVGVENKCNEVKTLLRNKSARYSPINLDHGLLRFYLTPLRSYRRSESGRAGQATTHNLCPRMSCRCIRYVVEPNINVFSSFMRNTHFPSNMFFS from the exons ATGGCTGCACAATTGGAGCAAGGCTACCGCCAAGCAAGGGAATCTGTTAACGCCAACAATGGTGTAAAGGTTCTTCTGCATCTCCTCCACCCATGCATATATTCTCCTCCTGCAGCACTGGACTGTCTCCGTGCACTTGCTTGCCGAGTCCTTGGTTTAGCCAGAGATGATATTATTGCACACATATTGACAAAGCTCCAG ATGACAATGGACTTCATCCATATAATTTCCTTCTGCTGCTTGACAGACCTCCTCTTTAGATG TCTTGAACTACAACCCCACACCATCGTATATGTCTTTACTTATAAGTCGGAGATCTTAGATCAGGATCCGGGTCGGATGTCAATGGACGAGCCTCGGCCTTCTTGGGACGGGTATTTGGGTCCGAGAGCCGCCCAGCCGAGGCTGACCCGGATGGTTTTGGTTGTGGAAGAAAACTGGGAGCGAAATCCAGGCGGGTCAGCTCAGACCAAAGACTATTACAATTCGCAGCGGCGGCGGAGCTTCGAACGGCCGAGTTTCGATCGATCCTTGGCTGCGGAGGTTGACGAGCTGAAGTTGGGATCAAATGCCAGAGTCTCCCCTGCCACTTCAGAGTTGTTCTATGGGGCCAAGCTGCTGATTACAGAGAAGGAATTGATGAGTTCGATGGGTTCGAATCCGAAGTCGAAACCTGCTGAAGATGATGAGCGTGCGGAAGAGAGCTGCGGCGGCGTTAGTATTGGCAGTGAACCTGTTTGTAAAAATGCTGCTTCGGAATCAACCAATGGAGTTGATGTTGATCAGCAAAAGCCAAATAGGCGGCACAAGAAGTGGAGTTTTTGGGGTTTGATGCAGAGGAGAAGCGAGAAGAAATGCGTGGATGCAGAATCCGCGGATTCTTGGCAAAAGCTGAGGAGGGTTGCCAGTGGAGAAGAAGCCAACGCATCCGTGAGTCAGAAGCTGATTCGGAGTTACAGCGTCAGCTGCCGGAACCAGTGCAAAATGGTTGGCTTGTTTAGCAATGTGAATGGTGTTGGGGTGGAAAACAAATGCAATGAAGTCAAGACTCTGCTGAGGAACAAGAGTGCTCGGTATTCACCAATCAATCTCGATCACGGGTTGCTGCGGTTTTACTTGACGCCACTGAGGAGCTACCGGAGGAGCGAATCGGGAAGAGCAGGCCAGGCAACAACTCACAATCTCTGCCCAAGAATGTCTTGTAGATGTATTCGTTATGTTGTAGAGCCGAATATAAAtgtattttcttcttttatgaGGAACACACACTTCCCCTCTAACATGTTTTTTTCCTAA